The following proteins are encoded in a genomic region of Lachnospiraceae bacterium KM106-2:
- a CDS encoding type I restriction-modification system, specificity subunit S → MREMKDSGVEWIGEIPADWQVRKIKHLATLAGRIGWQGLTSNEYSDEGVYLITGVNFYNGKIDWQSCVHVPEYRWEEAKQIQIKNGDLLITKDGTIGKVAIVENMPGKTSLNSGVLLVRNNDECDTRFLYWMIQSDIFWRWFGIINAGNSTILHLYQQSFYNFSFPFPLLSQQKKIVEFLDSNCKKIDEIIEKQKAVIEKLGEYKLSIINEAVTQGINPDVNMKQSGYKWIGSIPEQWNMVYAKQLFSQRKDRAFEDDEQLTASQKYGIISQKEFMDIEGRQVMQVLKGEEILKHVEKGDFVISMRSFQGGLEYSEVSGKISSAYVMLIPNRDKVYNRYYKWLFKSKKYISALQGTSNLIRDGQALRFSNFVQVYLPSLDLDEQKQIADYLDDVCPKIDNEIGKREKLLEKVLEYKKSLIYEVVTGKKEV, encoded by the coding sequence ATGAGAGAGATGAAAGATAGTGGAGTAGAATGGATTGGAGAAATCCCAGCAGATTGGCAAGTACGAAAAATCAAACATTTAGCAACTTTGGCAGGTAGAATAGGATGGCAAGGATTAACGTCAAATGAATACTCTGATGAAGGAGTGTATTTAATTACTGGTGTCAATTTTTATAATGGTAAAATTGATTGGCAAAGTTGCGTGCATGTTCCAGAATATAGATGGGAAGAGGCAAAGCAAATTCAAATAAAGAATGGTGATTTACTAATTACAAAGGATGGAACGATAGGAAAGGTTGCAATTGTAGAAAATATGCCTGGTAAAACATCACTTAATAGTGGAGTTTTACTTGTTAGAAATAATGATGAATGTGACACACGATTTTTATATTGGATGATACAATCAGATATCTTTTGGAGATGGTTTGGGATTATAAATGCGGGTAATAGTACAATTTTACATCTTTATCAACAATCGTTTTATAATTTTTCATTTCCATTTCCATTGTTGTCACAGCAAAAAAAAATAGTTGAATTTTTGGATTCAAATTGTAAAAAGATAGACGAGATTATTGAAAAACAAAAGGCTGTAATTGAAAAGTTAGGCGAATATAAATTATCAATAATAAATGAAGCCGTAACACAAGGCATCAATCCAGATGTAAATATGAAGCAAAGTGGATATAAATGGATAGGAAGTATACCAGAACAGTGGAATATGGTGTATGCTAAGCAGCTATTTTCTCAGAGAAAGGATAGAGCTTTTGAAGATGATGAGCAATTAACTGCATCTCAAAAGTATGGCATTATTTCACAAAAAGAATTTATGGATATTGAAGGACGGCAAGTAATGCAAGTCTTAAAAGGTGAAGAGATACTTAAACATGTTGAAAAAGGTGATTTTGTTATTAGTATGCGTAGCTTTCAGGGAGGATTGGAATATAGCGAAGTATCAGGAAAAATAAGTTCTGCATATGTAATGCTTATTCCTAATAGAGATAAGGTGTATAATCGTTATTATAAATGGTTGTTTAAATCCAAAAAGTATATTTCTGCATTACAAGGAACATCAAATCTTATTAGAGATGGACAAGCACTAAGATTTTCAAATTTTGTTCAAGTATACTTACCGAGCCTTGATTTGGATGAACAAAAGCAAATTGCCGATTACTTAGATGATGTTTGCCCAAAGATTGATAATGAAATAGGAAAAAGAGAAAAATTACTAGAAAAAGTATTGGAATATAAAAAATCCCTTATCTACGAAGTTGTCACAGGCAAAAAGGAGGTGTAA
- a CDS encoding type I restriction-modification system, DNA-methyltransferase subunit M: MATRSAKIDQKADLIWAIADKLTGVYKPHEYGDVILPLTVIRRFDCILSDTKDAVLQKYEEVKNLPMKDVLLRKAAEKDFYNTSKYTFERLMDDPDHIEENFRDYLNGFSANVQDILEKFKFDGHITTMANKGILYIVLKEYTTDRGNLHPNEISNLEMGYIFEEIIRRFSESHNEDAGQHYTPREVIQLMVNILFYDDNDILSGNNVAKTIYDPACGTGGMLSVAEEYLHSLNASTELVSFGQEINDQTFAICKADMLIKGNNADYIKDGNTLSDDQFAGSTFDYILSNPPFGREWKNEKAKVEEEAKLGFGGRFGAGLPAASDGQMLFLMTAISKMKDIDKGGSRIAIIHNGSPLFTGDAGSGPSEIRRYILENDLLEAIIALPNDIFYNTGIATYIWVLSNKKAGTVREGKVQLINANEMFVKRRKALGNKRNDISEEDIAEITKIYGDFKESEISQIYDNEDFGYTKITVERPLRDEEGNLVLKKGKKQPDTSLRDTENVPLKEDIKEYFEREVLPFAQDAWIDTKKSKVGYEIPFTRYFYKYEAPRPSAEIMAEIMDLETELSGSLEEVFDL; encoded by the coding sequence ATGGCTACGAGAAGCGCAAAAATAGATCAGAAAGCAGATCTGATATGGGCAATAGCAGATAAGCTTACGGGAGTATATAAACCACATGAATATGGAGATGTTATATTACCACTTACAGTAATCAGACGTTTTGACTGCATTCTTTCCGATACAAAGGATGCGGTTTTACAAAAATATGAGGAAGTAAAAAATCTTCCAATGAAGGATGTTTTACTTCGTAAGGCAGCAGAAAAAGATTTTTATAACACCAGCAAATATACATTTGAGAGACTTATGGATGATCCGGACCACATTGAAGAGAATTTCAGAGATTATCTGAATGGATTCTCAGCAAATGTGCAGGACATCCTTGAGAAGTTCAAGTTTGATGGTCACATCACCACTATGGCAAATAAGGGAATTCTTTATATTGTTTTAAAGGAATACACAACTGATAGAGGAAATCTACATCCGAATGAAATCTCTAACCTTGAAATGGGCTATATCTTTGAGGAGATTATCAGAAGATTTTCCGAGTCTCATAATGAAGATGCAGGACAGCATTATACTCCAAGAGAAGTTATTCAGTTGATGGTCAATATTCTCTTCTATGATGATAACGATATTCTTTCCGGAAATAATGTGGCAAAGACGATTTATGACCCTGCCTGTGGAACGGGAGGTATGCTTTCTGTTGCAGAGGAGTATCTACATAGTCTGAATGCATCGACAGAACTTGTGTCTTTCGGACAGGAAATCAATGACCAGACATTTGCTATCTGTAAGGCGGATATGCTGATTAAAGGAAACAATGCAGATTATATCAAGGATGGCAACACGTTATCAGATGACCAGTTTGCAGGCAGTACCTTTGATTATATCCTTTCCAATCCGCCGTTCGGACGTGAGTGGAAGAATGAAAAGGCAAAAGTAGAGGAAGAGGCAAAGCTTGGCTTCGGAGGAAGATTTGGAGCAGGGCTTCCGGCTGCAAGTGACGGACAAATGCTATTTCTTATGACAGCGATATCAAAAATGAAAGATATTGATAAGGGTGGAAGCAGAATTGCAATCATTCATAATGGTTCACCACTCTTTACAGGAGATGCAGGGAGCGGACCTTCTGAAATCAGAAGATATATTCTCGAAAATGATTTACTTGAGGCAATCATTGCTTTACCGAATGATATTTTCTACAACACAGGAATTGCAACCTATATCTGGGTATTGTCAAATAAAAAGGCAGGTACAGTCAGAGAGGGGAAAGTACAGCTTATTAATGCTAATGAGATGTTTGTGAAGAGAAGAAAAGCATTGGGAAATAAGCGAAATGATATTTCTGAGGAAGATATTGCAGAGATTACAAAGATATATGGTGATTTTAAAGAGAGTGAAATCAGTCAGATTTATGATAACGAGGATTTTGGTTATACCAAGATTACAGTGGAAAGACCGCTTCGTGATGAAGAGGGCAATCTGGTATTGAAAAAGGGAAAGAAACAGCCGGATACCAGTCTTCGTGATACAGAAAATGTTCCGCTGAAAGAGGATATCAAAGAGTACTTTGAAAGAGAAGTATTACCTTTTGCACAGGATGCATGGATAGATACGAAAAAGTCAAAGGTGGGATATGAGATTCCGTTTACGAGATATTTCTACAAGTATGAAGCTCCGAGACCATCAGCAGAAATCATGGCAGAGATTATGGATTTGGAGACAGAACTGTCTGGAAGTCTTGAGGAGGTATTTGACCTATGA